One window of the Archaeoglobus sulfaticallidus PM70-1 genome contains the following:
- a CDS encoding DUF7490 domain-containing protein, with amino-acid sequence MNGKVVAAIIAIILLLAFILPLFVEDIFKEEKVYRREYLEIKNIDVKAEKINDSHAEMKFLISLYRSESVKNASLVVGVYDMKTSILLKRIWAKIPEKGEEGLSEVNVTIALEKDRSYNIRFELRKDNKLLAVRGMSLSGLETLVPKSKELKMTLKDVDFEVAGVDNRMAIIKARFYIETLENYDDVTFHIKAIQHESNVLANESWIEMQKVSKGKTLLVETVFSVPKDYNYIVKLEVWRNGTMLKTWSKGLNLAPTRAVPEDVKEEKVKFEITEFIKPTPHPTPMPTPTPMEERYPVPAAPDKAMPGFEVVSAILAGGVILWMVRRR; translated from the coding sequence ATGAATGGCAAAGTAGTCGCAGCGATCATAGCAATAATTTTGCTTCTTGCATTCATACTACCGCTTTTCGTTGAGGATATTTTCAAAGAAGAAAAAGTGTACAGGCGTGAATATCTAGAAATAAAAAACATCGATGTCAAAGCAGAGAAAATCAATGATAGCCATGCTGAGATGAAGTTTCTCATCTCACTTTATCGCTCAGAGAGTGTGAAGAACGCATCACTGGTTGTGGGTGTGTATGATATGAAAACCAGCATCCTGCTCAAAAGGATATGGGCGAAAATTCCGGAGAAAGGCGAGGAAGGTCTTTCAGAGGTGAACGTGACGATTGCATTAGAGAAGGATAGAAGCTACAACATCAGGTTTGAGTTGAGGAAGGATAATAAATTGCTGGCTGTGAGGGGTATGTCTTTAAGCGGGCTTGAAACACTTGTGCCGAAAAGCAAGGAGCTTAAGATGACGTTAAAAGACGTTGATTTTGAGGTTGCTGGAGTTGACAACAGAATGGCGATAATCAAGGCAAGATTCTACATTGAAACTCTCGAGAATTACGATGATGTAACGTTTCACATAAAGGCAATTCAGCACGAGTCGAATGTTCTTGCCAATGAAAGCTGGATTGAGATGCAGAAAGTTAGTAAGGGTAAAACGCTGCTTGTTGAGACAGTATTCAGCGTTCCAAAGGACTACAACTACATCGTCAAGCTCGAGGTGTGGAGAAATGGAACAATGCTTAAAACATGGAGTAAGGGACTCAACCTTGCACCAACGAGGGCGGTGCCGGAGGATGTGAAGGAAGAGAAAGTGAAATTTGAGATTACTGAGTTTATAAAGCCGACTCCACATCCAACACCTATGCCAACGCCAACACCTATGGAGGAAAGATATCCAGTGCCTGCAGCGCCAGATAAAGCAATGCCAGGATTTGAAGTTGTATCTGCAATTCTTGCAGGAGGTGTCATTTTATGGATGGTGAGAAGAAGATAA
- a CDS encoding MarR family winged helix-turn-helix transcriptional regulator: MDIGKILFMILQNIKKLVMRNLSGELTFLEFKCLKIIYQNPITQKEIIEETGMTKGTVSKALRSLEERGFVTRRRVGREYRVEITEEGKAVMRKFEKIASEINEILLKNFTEDEKQTLQTLLKKMLRNLDQVEDET, translated from the coding sequence ATGGACATAGGAAAGATACTCTTCATGATCCTCCAGAACATAAAGAAGCTCGTAATGAGAAATCTTTCTGGAGAGCTGACTTTCCTTGAGTTTAAATGTCTCAAAATCATATATCAAAATCCAATAACTCAGAAGGAGATAATCGAGGAGACCGGAATGACTAAAGGAACCGTCTCAAAAGCTCTGAGAAGTCTGGAGGAGAGAGGGTTTGTAACGAGGAGAAGGGTGGGAAGAGAGTACAGGGTGGAGATAACAGAAGAAGGTAAGGCTGTAATGAGGAAATTTGAAAAAATCGCTTCAGAGATTAACGAAATTCTCCTGAAAAACTTCACCGAAGACGAAAAGCAGACTCTGCAGACCCTTCTGAAAAAAATGCTAAGAAATCTTGATCAGGTGGAGGACGAGACATGA
- a CDS encoding transposase: protein MKKREKLRKLLNLSYIPDIKEVYDFVAKLEEESFRKAIEQMISSLFGKIGRGCFKIVVDTSRIDLDLNKQKNRKSNEDLKKDYKWGHDGNKFFIGFKLAFAVDHRTKRPLLFLIYPANTHDSHIFEDVLEQLL, encoded by the coding sequence TTGAAGAAGAGAGAAAAACTGAGAAAGCTTTTGAATTTATCTTATATTCCAGATATAAAAGAAGTTTACGATTTCGTGGCAAAATTAGAAGAAGAGTCATTCAGAAAGGCTATAGAGCAGATGATCAGCTCTTTGTTCGGTAAAATTGGTAGAGGATGCTTTAAGATCGTAGTGGATACTTCAAGAATAGACTTGGATTTGAACAAGCAGAAAAACAGGAAATCAAACGAAGATCTCAAGAAAGACTATAAATGGGGACACGATGGCAACAAGTTCTTTATTGGTTTCAAACTCGCTTTTGCAGTGGATCACAGAACAAAAAGACCTCTGCTGTTTTTGATCTATCCAGCAAATACTCACGACAGCCATATCTTTGAGGATGTGCTTGAACAATTGCTTTAA
- a CDS encoding MFS transporter has protein sequence MRRSALITITLASFLTPFTLSSVNVALPTIGSEFGVDAITLNWIATAFLLSSAMFLVPFGRLADIKGRKRVFVTGMTVFTAGSLLSGVSNSAEMLIAFRVLQGIGGAMVFATGIAILTSVFPIKERGKVLGINVASVYTGLSFGPFFGGILTQNFGWRSVFLVNVPLGVLVVAIALWKLKAEWADAKGERFDITGSVIYSLMLVLIMIGVSESSPILITAGLALLITFILWESRIEHPVLEIKLFRRNMTFAFSNLAALLNYSATFAVTYLLSLYLQYIKALTPQQAGAILVAQPVVQAMLSPFAGWLSDRIEPRVVASAGMAVTAMGLFVFSGINSSTSISMIVANLMLMGFGFALFSSPNTNAIMSSVEKKFYGIASATLSTMRVVGQMLSMAIVMLVFAIYIGKVLITPEVYSLLIESTRTSFAIFSLLCFFGIFASLARGRIR, from the coding sequence ATGAGGCGATCAGCGCTCATAACAATAACCCTCGCCTCATTCTTAACTCCTTTCACGCTTTCATCGGTAAATGTCGCTCTTCCAACGATCGGAAGTGAGTTTGGGGTAGATGCAATAACCCTTAACTGGATTGCTACAGCCTTTCTGCTTTCATCAGCAATGTTCTTAGTTCCATTCGGAAGGCTTGCGGACATCAAGGGCAGGAAGAGGGTTTTTGTAACTGGCATGACCGTATTTACAGCCGGGTCTCTCCTTTCAGGAGTATCGAATTCGGCTGAAATGCTGATAGCATTCAGAGTTCTGCAGGGAATTGGAGGGGCGATGGTATTTGCGACAGGTATAGCAATTCTCACCTCTGTCTTTCCAATCAAAGAGAGGGGAAAAGTTCTCGGAATTAATGTTGCTTCCGTCTACACCGGCTTGAGTTTTGGACCATTCTTTGGCGGCATTTTAACCCAGAACTTTGGATGGAGGAGTGTTTTTCTTGTAAATGTCCCCCTCGGCGTTTTGGTTGTTGCAATTGCCTTATGGAAGCTGAAAGCAGAGTGGGCTGATGCAAAGGGAGAGAGATTCGATATAACTGGCTCAGTCATTTACAGCCTGATGCTTGTTCTGATAATGATTGGCGTATCTGAGTCATCTCCGATTCTGATAACAGCGGGCTTGGCTCTGCTGATTACCTTCATTTTGTGGGAAAGCAGAATCGAGCATCCTGTCCTCGAAATAAAGCTTTTCAGGAGAAACATGACTTTTGCCTTCTCAAATCTCGCTGCACTGCTGAACTACAGTGCAACATTCGCTGTGACTTATCTTCTCAGCCTGTATCTGCAGTACATCAAGGCTCTTACACCCCAGCAGGCTGGGGCTATCCTTGTCGCACAGCCGGTCGTTCAGGCTATGCTCTCTCCATTTGCAGGCTGGCTTTCTGACAGAATAGAGCCGAGAGTTGTTGCCTCTGCAGGAATGGCTGTCACCGCAATGGGACTTTTCGTATTCTCCGGGATAAACTCCAGCACATCCATTTCGATGATCGTGGCGAATCTAATGCTTATGGGCTTCGGATTTGCACTGTTCAGCTCTCCAAATACGAATGCGATTATGAGTTCAGTCGAGAAAAAATTTTACGGAATCGCATCAGCAACACTTTCAACGATGCGTGTTGTGGGGCAGATGCTCAGCATGGCTATCGTTATGCTCGTCTTTGCCATTTATATCGGAAAGGTTTTAATTACTCCTGAAGTTTACTCGCTACTGATAGAGAGCACACGCACATCCTTTGCTATTTTCTCACTGCTCTGCTTCTTCGGAATATTCGCTTCTCTTGCGAGAGGGAGGATAAGATAG
- a CDS encoding ABC transporter ATP-binding protein codes for MIEVINVRKSIRGKEILKGVNLKVKRREVMVIAGPSGSGKSTLLRCINRLTEIDGGDILVDGISIKKYNPIQLRRNVGMVFQFPVMFEGRVKDNIAYGLRLLGKTATEKSVEKLAREVGIENLLDADASKLSGGEQQRVAIARTLALEPKVLLLDEPTASLDPENVRKIENLVLKLVRSRDLTVLWVTHDVEQAKRIGDRVAVMKDGRIVTVEDPEKILWSDVYVR; via the coding sequence GTGATAGAGGTGATAAATGTCAGAAAAAGCATAAGAGGGAAAGAAATTCTCAAGGGTGTGAATTTGAAAGTGAAGAGGAGGGAAGTGATGGTTATTGCTGGGCCATCAGGCAGTGGCAAGTCAACACTTCTACGGTGCATAAACAGGCTCACGGAAATAGATGGTGGGGACATACTGGTTGATGGTATCTCAATTAAGAAATACAATCCTATCCAGCTCAGAAGGAATGTAGGAATGGTGTTTCAGTTTCCCGTGATGTTTGAAGGGCGTGTTAAAGACAACATAGCCTATGGTTTAAGACTTTTAGGTAAAACGGCGACTGAAAAAAGTGTTGAAAAGCTTGCCAGAGAAGTTGGAATTGAAAATTTACTTGATGCTGATGCCAGCAAACTCAGTGGGGGAGAGCAGCAGAGGGTTGCGATAGCGAGAACATTAGCTTTAGAACCGAAAGTTCTGCTTCTTGATGAGCCAACTGCATCACTCGATCCTGAAAATGTCAGAAAAATTGAAAATCTCGTGTTAAAGCTCGTTAGATCAAGAGATCTGACTGTCTTATGGGTAACTCACGATGTTGAGCAGGCAAAGAGAATTGGAGACAGAGTAGCGGTTATGAAAGATGGAAGGATTGTTACGGTTGAAGATCCTGAGAAGATTTTATGGAGCGATGTTTATGTACGCTGA
- a CDS encoding MATE family efflux transporter: MKELREVKVLTGDPKKALIKLSTPMMVSNLVFTLYNLADGAWVAGLGADALSAIGIFFPLFMIFISLSMGLGIGASSAMSRRIGAKDKKNADNIAMHAIVTGFAVALILTLIVIRLEHLLKLLGAEGNVLNLALEYSRIIVAGSVFLVFNNISTGILNGEGNTRRTMYANVAGTVINIILDPIFIYILNLGVAGAAYATVVSMAISSAVFIYWFFGGKTFVDVGVKSFRADRKIMFDILRVGLPSSFSMLSMSIAMVFLNMIIVRAGGSDGIAVFTSAWRLISFGFIPLFGMSGAVTAVVGASFGAKNAEKLRTAYLHAIKLTALIEVFIVSAMIITAPKIAFVFTYSEASVRIYQELVNAMRILPAFLLFTPMGMMTVAMFQGIGRGENSLAITILRTIILQLSFAYIFAFLLGFGFYGVLIGVTIGNVTASLIAFMWGTLTVRKLERELAVKVRA, encoded by the coding sequence ATGAAAGAGTTACGAGAGGTTAAAGTTCTTACCGGAGACCCGAAAAAGGCACTTATAAAGCTATCAACTCCGATGATGGTAAGCAACCTCGTTTTCACGCTGTACAACTTGGCAGACGGAGCGTGGGTTGCTGGGCTTGGGGCTGATGCTTTATCGGCGATAGGCATCTTCTTCCCGCTTTTCATGATCTTCATCTCATTATCGATGGGGTTAGGGATAGGAGCAAGCTCCGCCATGTCGAGAAGGATAGGGGCTAAGGATAAGAAAAATGCAGACAATATCGCGATGCACGCTATCGTAACGGGTTTTGCTGTGGCATTAATACTCACTTTAATCGTAATCCGGCTCGAGCATTTGCTGAAACTGCTCGGAGCTGAAGGCAACGTTCTGAACCTCGCCTTAGAGTATTCGAGAATAATTGTCGCAGGCTCAGTCTTTCTCGTTTTCAATAACATATCGACGGGCATACTGAACGGCGAAGGAAATACGAGAAGGACGATGTATGCAAATGTTGCTGGGACGGTCATTAATATCATTTTGGACCCTATCTTCATCTACATTCTCAACCTCGGCGTTGCTGGAGCTGCCTACGCAACTGTGGTGTCGATGGCAATCTCATCTGCCGTTTTCATCTACTGGTTCTTTGGCGGAAAAACCTTTGTTGATGTAGGTGTGAAGAGCTTCAGAGCAGATAGAAAAATCATGTTTGACATTCTCAGAGTTGGTCTGCCTTCATCCTTCTCAATGCTGTCCATGTCGATTGCGATGGTCTTTCTAAATATGATAATAGTCAGGGCGGGAGGGAGCGATGGGATTGCTGTTTTTACAAGTGCATGGAGATTGATAAGCTTCGGCTTCATCCCGCTCTTCGGGATGAGTGGAGCTGTCACAGCCGTCGTTGGAGCATCTTTTGGAGCGAAAAATGCTGAGAAGTTGAGAACAGCCTATCTTCATGCAATAAAGCTAACAGCTCTGATAGAAGTATTCATAGTTTCAGCAATGATAATTACCGCTCCAAAAATAGCATTCGTTTTCACATACTCCGAGGCTTCAGTCAGAATATACCAGGAACTCGTTAATGCGATGAGGATTCTACCAGCTTTCCTGCTCTTCACACCAATGGGGATGATGACTGTAGCGATGTTTCAGGGAATTGGAAGGGGGGAGAACTCCTTGGCTATCACGATCCTGAGAACCATAATCCTGCAGCTCAGCTTCGCCTACATTTTCGCTTTTCTGCTTGGCTTTGGATTTTACGGAGTGCTGATAGGGGTTACTATTGGAAACGTAACCGCATCTCTGATCGCATTCATGTGGGGGACGCTGACCGTCAGAAAACTTGAAAGAGAGTTAGCAGTAAAGGTGAGAGCATGA
- a CDS encoding MazG nucleotide pyrophosphohydrolase domain-containing protein, with the protein MEMEEFQKLAIETVNKIDKKLNLNRDAQLTLSQLIEELGELARAINSEKLRNKRAEKKELEDEFADVFLQLVKLADLFDVDLEKAVLDKIEVLIKRHALG; encoded by the coding sequence ATGGAGATGGAAGAATTCCAGAAACTTGCCATAGAGACGGTCAATAAAATCGATAAAAAACTGAATTTAAACCGAGATGCCCAGCTTACGCTTTCTCAACTGATTGAGGAGCTTGGAGAATTAGCAAGAGCGATCAATTCAGAAAAACTTAGGAATAAACGAGCTGAGAAAAAAGAGCTGGAAGACGAATTTGCCGATGTATTTCTGCAGTTAGTAAAACTGGCCGATCTGTTTGATGTTGATCTGGAGAAGGCTGTACTGGATAAAATTGAGGTTCTTATAAAACGACACGCTCTGGGATGA
- a CDS encoding archaellin/type IV pilin N-terminal domain-containing protein: protein MVGVENMWEKIRMDEKGFTGLEAAIVLIAFVVVAAVFSYVMLGAGFFTTQKSQEVVHTGVQQASSSIELAGDVVVKGDDTIANAVDTITFYVTVTAGSTPVDLDKTIISYKDDDEFFSKIPWAYASIVREPNEFPADNLVEKNELYKITVYLDKKVTAVTGESVTITTGSGSLTNFPVIPGTLSLKDASNNYYMDDGNGNIVQSDGTDVGDIDYSTGAITTTLADGTYTANYRYTEPGTAGTDYPSSLPQTNEKIQLELKPPTGATLVIVRTLPAELSTNDYYVVY, encoded by the coding sequence ATGGTGGGAGTGGAGAATATGTGGGAAAAAATAAGAATGGATGAGAAAGGATTTACAGGACTTGAAGCAGCCATCGTCCTGATAGCTTTCGTAGTGGTTGCAGCAGTCTTCAGCTATGTAATGCTTGGAGCAGGATTCTTCACGACTCAGAAGAGTCAGGAAGTTGTGCATACTGGTGTGCAGCAGGCAAGTAGCTCGATAGAGCTTGCTGGAGATGTTGTCGTGAAAGGAGATGACACTATTGCAAACGCAGTAGATACGATAACTTTCTACGTAACTGTCACTGCAGGAAGTACACCGGTTGACCTGGACAAAACAATAATATCGTACAAGGATGACGATGAGTTTTTCTCCAAAATACCCTGGGCATATGCGAGTATAGTGAGAGAGCCAAATGAGTTTCCTGCAGATAACTTAGTCGAGAAGAACGAGTTGTATAAGATAACAGTGTATTTAGATAAAAAAGTTACAGCCGTAACTGGAGAGTCGGTGACTATCACGACGGGCTCAGGATCATTAACGAACTTTCCTGTAATCCCGGGTACATTGAGTCTTAAGGATGCCAGTAACAACTATTACATGGATGATGGAAATGGGAACATAGTACAGAGTGATGGCACGGATGTGGGTGACATCGACTACAGTACTGGTGCAATTACCACCACTCTTGCAGACGGAACTTACACTGCAAATTACAGGTATACTGAACCAGGTACTGCAGGTACAGATTATCCAAGTAGCCTCCCACAAACAAACGAAAAGATTCAGCTGGAGCTGAAGCCACCCACTGGTGCTACATTGGTAATCGTTAGAACATTACCCGCAGAACTCTCGACAAATGACTACTATGTAGTGTACTGA
- a CDS encoding Lrp/AsnC family transcriptional regulator, with product MDEKDRKIISILQRNGKATLSEIAEEIGMSAMGVKKRLDKLEKGEIKLTALLNVEKLKIITAIIAMEVESAEALEKLLKRFENCPRIIKFFVTTGSYNLFALIFAEDYHSLESVSLERCSLRSQPGIRRFEIYPIQEIYYDSYLDIRVVADKSEEIAPCGVFCGDCKRYEAGKCLGCPATKFYRGRL from the coding sequence ATGGATGAAAAGGATAGAAAGATCATATCGATTCTCCAGAGAAATGGAAAGGCAACGCTCTCCGAGATAGCTGAAGAGATCGGCATGTCGGCTATGGGCGTTAAAAAAAGACTTGATAAGCTTGAAAAAGGAGAAATAAAGTTAACTGCATTGCTAAATGTTGAAAAGCTCAAAATTATAACCGCTATAATTGCGATGGAGGTCGAGAGTGCTGAGGCACTGGAAAAGCTCTTGAAGCGATTTGAAAACTGTCCGAGGATAATAAAGTTCTTTGTCACCACGGGCAGCTACAACCTCTTTGCTTTAATTTTCGCTGAAGACTATCATTCGTTGGAAAGTGTCAGTCTTGAAAGGTGCTCTTTGAGATCCCAGCCCGGAATCAGGAGATTCGAGATATATCCAATCCAAGAAATATACTATGATAGCTATCTCGATATTAGGGTTGTAGCGGATAAGAGTGAGGAGATTGCACCTTGCGGAGTCTTTTGTGGAGACTGCAAGAGATATGAAGCAGGGAAATGCCTTGGGTGTCCTGCGACAAAATTTTACAGAGGCAGATTATAA
- a CDS encoding ABC transporter permease, translating to MEGLLRLKILRRFYGAMFMYAEPLIKLAYASALAILVMAVSYLRRIEIGRDFSFAALRGFAQLMLLSIVLTYVFTSTIWHIFALPIFIAMALLAGYTSAKRVGMPKATLITTPSIAIGATTSLAAMTVLKVIPLQPKFVIPLAGMAFGNAMNICSLTLNRLLSEVRNNRSRIEAMLALGATAQQAVEQYERTSIKSALIPSIDNMRTLGIIFIPGAMTGMLMAGIDPTTAAVYQISIFFMIISSGIVAAVNATYLTKKRLFTPAHQLAEDV from the coding sequence ATGGAAGGATTGTTACGGTTGAAGATCCTGAGAAGATTTTATGGAGCGATGTTTATGTACGCTGAACCCTTAATTAAGCTTGCCTACGCATCCGCTCTTGCCATACTCGTCATGGCCGTATCTTATCTCAGAAGGATAGAAATCGGTAGAGATTTTTCTTTCGCCGCTCTGAGAGGGTTCGCTCAGCTAATGCTTCTTTCTATCGTGCTGACTTATGTTTTCACATCTACAATATGGCACATTTTTGCCCTGCCAATATTCATTGCAATGGCTTTGCTTGCTGGATATACATCCGCTAAAAGAGTCGGCATGCCTAAAGCAACATTGATAACCACACCGAGCATAGCCATCGGCGCCACAACATCGCTTGCAGCAATGACTGTCCTTAAGGTTATACCACTACAACCGAAGTTTGTCATTCCTCTCGCAGGCATGGCATTTGGAAATGCAATGAACATTTGCTCGCTAACACTCAACAGACTTTTGAGTGAAGTCAGGAATAACAGAAGTAGAATTGAGGCTATGCTTGCACTTGGGGCTACTGCTCAGCAAGCTGTGGAACAGTATGAAAGGACATCTATAAAATCGGCCCTTATTCCAAGCATCGACAATATGAGGACTCTCGGCATAATTTTCATTCCAGGAGCAATGACTGGAATGCTTATGGCCGGAATCGATCCGACAACTGCTGCTGTTTATCAGATATCGATCTTTTTCATGATTATCAGCTCCGGGATTGTTGCAGCAGTAAATGCTACATATCTAACAAAGAAGAGGTTGTTTACACCAGCTCACCAGCTTGCGGAGGATGTTTAG
- a CDS encoding PaaI family thioesterase, protein MNLFDELSKDKFREFLGVEILEISEGYAKVRGVVKEGYLNFHGTAHGSYLMSLADFAFAIAANSDNIRRAAISIKIDFYKPAYEGDELTAEARVVHGGKRIVFCELKVMRGNDIVAKGEAIAYGKGDKIH, encoded by the coding sequence ATGAATCTCTTTGATGAGCTTAGCAAAGACAAGTTCAGAGAGTTCCTAGGAGTGGAGATCCTAGAAATTTCCGAGGGATATGCAAAAGTTAGAGGTGTTGTTAAAGAAGGTTATCTCAACTTCCACGGGACAGCTCACGGCTCTTACTTAATGAGTCTTGCAGACTTCGCCTTTGCAATTGCAGCGAATTCAGATAACATCAGGAGAGCGGCAATTTCAATTAAAATAGACTTTTACAAACCAGCTTACGAGGGTGATGAACTTACAGCGGAGGCAAGGGTAGTTCATGGTGGTAAGAGAATAGTTTTCTGCGAGCTTAAAGTGATGCGGGGAAATGATATAGTCGCCAAGGGAGAGGCGATTGCATATGGAAAGGGAGATAAAATTCATTAG
- a CDS encoding permease: MEYLIENLLVAGLKALEEYVALHVLTCLVPAFLIAGALMSMMNKAVLVSYLGAATSKLRSFPLAVISSFFLAVCSCTVIPIASGIYKRTNATAPAMMILWVAPATNILAVTYTGAILGVELALARIIAAISTAFIVGIVLYYFFDRNLEIEALPTNPGRLIERKAFILFVLLIATLLLPNYLGLGKPYIFKVEVFGVLILATMLYAVKSFSMEELKYWMLETWFFVKVIIPLLLLGVFIVGVIGEILKNTDVIYVWLGGEGLRQSFLATIIGALSYFATMTEAPFVEMLMRLGMGSGAALALLLAGPGLSLPNMLAIGRLFGVRRAVIYVLTIIVLSTLAGYVYGIWEVMA, from the coding sequence ATGGAGTATCTGATTGAGAATCTACTAGTTGCTGGTTTGAAAGCTCTTGAAGAATACGTTGCACTCCATGTTCTAACTTGCTTAGTTCCAGCATTCCTAATAGCTGGGGCATTAATGTCGATGATGAATAAAGCTGTGCTTGTCAGTTATCTTGGGGCTGCAACTTCAAAGCTCAGATCGTTTCCTCTCGCAGTAATCTCTTCCTTCTTCCTTGCCGTCTGCTCGTGCACGGTAATTCCAATAGCATCAGGAATCTATAAAAGAACGAATGCAACTGCTCCAGCAATGATGATCCTCTGGGTAGCTCCCGCGACCAACATACTTGCAGTTACATATACCGGAGCAATTCTCGGAGTTGAGCTGGCTCTTGCAAGGATAATTGCAGCTATTTCAACTGCTTTCATTGTGGGAATCGTCCTATACTATTTTTTTGACAGGAATCTGGAAATTGAAGCTTTACCAACAAACCCCGGAAGGCTTATTGAAAGAAAAGCCTTTATCTTGTTCGTACTGTTAATCGCAACTCTGCTTTTGCCAAACTATCTTGGCTTGGGAAAGCCATACATTTTCAAGGTTGAAGTTTTTGGCGTTTTAATTCTGGCAACTATGCTTTATGCTGTAAAAAGCTTTTCAATGGAGGAGCTAAAGTACTGGATGCTTGAAACATGGTTCTTTGTGAAAGTAATCATTCCCCTATTGTTGCTGGGTGTTTTCATCGTTGGAGTGATTGGAGAAATACTGAAAAACACGGATGTAATTTACGTGTGGCTTGGTGGCGAAGGTTTGAGGCAGAGCTTTCTCGCAACGATAATCGGTGCTTTGAGTTATTTCGCAACAATGACAGAGGCACCATTTGTTGAAATGCTTATGAGGCTTGGTATGGGAAGTGGAGCAGCTTTAGCTTTGCTTTTAGCCGGGCCAGGGTTAAGTTTACCAAACATGCTTGCCATTGGCAGGTTGTTTGGAGTTAGAAGAGCTGTGATTTATGTTCTAACAATAATTGTACTTTCAACGCTCGCTGGATATGTGTATGGAATCTGGGAGGTGATGGCATGA
- a CDS encoding winged helix-turn-helix domain-containing protein, whose amino-acid sequence MMKLPSQKTLIASNEGGTKDVEKILKVVSRSGVSTILFALDRYPMRFSQLMFETRLNPGILDRHLKSLMQFELVEKGDELYTLTPKGEKILNIINQIFGLQEVEPQKQKKP is encoded by the coding sequence ATGATGAAGCTACCATCTCAAAAAACACTCATCGCATCGAACGAAGGTGGAACGAAGGATGTGGAAAAAATATTGAAAGTCGTTTCAAGGAGCGGCGTCAGTACAATTTTGTTTGCTCTTGATAGATATCCAATGAGGTTTTCTCAGCTCATGTTTGAAACTAGACTGAATCCGGGAATTTTAGACAGGCATTTAAAATCCTTAATGCAATTTGAGTTGGTCGAGAAGGGCGATGAACTCTATACTCTAACACCAAAGGGTGAAAAGATACTAAACATAATAAACCAGATATTCGGACTGCAAGAAGTTGAACCTCAAAAACAGAAAAAACCTTGA
- a CDS encoding PadR family transcriptional regulator → MLDRKLFLGFVRVHILYHASKGEIYGAWMMKELARHGYSLSPGTLYPILHEMERDGLLQSKKVVVNGKVRKVYRITEKGLKMLEMAKKRVKELFSEVME, encoded by the coding sequence TTGCTGGATCGAAAGCTATTCCTCGGCTTCGTAAGAGTACACATCCTATACCACGCATCGAAGGGTGAAATCTATGGAGCCTGGATGATGAAAGAGCTTGCGAGGCACGGCTACTCTTTAAGCCCCGGGACGCTTTATCCAATACTTCACGAAATGGAGAGGGACGGACTGCTGCAGTCGAAAAAGGTTGTTGTTAATGGGAAGGTGAGAAAGGTCTATCGAATTACAGAAAAGGGCTTAAAGATGCTGGAGATGGCGAAAAAGAGGGTAAAGGAACTTTTCAGCGAGGTGATGGAGTGA
- a CDS encoding MTH895/ArsE family thioredoxin-like protein yields the protein MKIKVLGPGCPRCKATYEVVKKVVEKERTDADIEYVTDMSEATKFGVLVTPAVWVDGEIVIQGKIPSESEILKFIKK from the coding sequence ATGAAAATTAAGGTTTTAGGGCCGGGATGCCCGAGATGTAAGGCGACTTATGAGGTTGTGAAAAAGGTGGTCGAAAAGGAAAGGACAGATGCGGATATAGAATATGTCACAGACATGAGTGAGGCTACGAAGTTTGGAGTACTGGTAACACCGGCAGTATGGGTAGATGGAGAGATTGTTATCCAGGGCAAGATACCGAGTGAGAGCGAGATACTAAAGTTCATTAAGAAGTAA